The Kosmotoga olearia TBF 19.5.1 sequence ATCGGTTCAGGGCTGCTTATCTATAAGGCATTGCAGCTGATAGAGAAGAAAAAGATGGCATTTGAAGATATTGTTGCTGAGTTGAAAAAGGTATTGAAAGACAGAATAGGTGTTTATTTTGCCATCCCAACTTTAAAATTTTTGAAAGCTGGTGGGAGGATAGGACGGGTTAGTGCAACGGTAGGCGAACTGTTGAAAATAAAACCCGTTATATCCATTGACGAGGATGGAATATATTACACTGTTGCAAAAGCTCGGGGAATGAATAGGGCAGTCAAGCTTGTTATGGAAAAAGTGATGAATTTTGTATTTAACAAAAGTATAGAAGCTATCGCTGTTTACATTTCTGGTGATGATCCGGCGACAAAAAAATACGCGGAACAGATAAAGGAAAAGCTCAATGAATTGAAACCTAAAATGGTTTTGACCGGAAAACTTTCTTCAGCGTTGCTGGTTCATGCCGGAAGTGGATTGGTTGGAGTTGCGGTTTTGATAGGGGATTATTAAAAAGCTCCCCTGATGGGGAGCTTTAACTTTTTACGATTGGTTTAATAGTCTGTGTGATATCTCGTTCTGTTTTCTTATCAGTTCCGGAAGTTCGGTATCATTGATCTTTCCATTTTCAATTCTCACTTTTCCATTTATCATGACGAAGTCTGCCTTACCGGGGTCACACATGACGATTGCACCTATTGGATCCGCCAGACCGCCAGCAAGAGAGAGGACGTTCAGATCGAATGCAATAATATCTGCTGCTTTACCCGGTTCTATTGAACCAATATAATCATCCATCCTCAAAACTTTTGCGCCGCCCATCGTTCCCATGTAAAGGACATCGCGTGGAGTGAGTGCATCCGCACCTTTTGAAACACGTTGAAGTAGCATGGCGTTTCTTATTTCGTGTAACATGTTACCCGTGTCGTTCGAAGCACTTCCATCAACGGCCAGCCCGATTCTGATTCCCGCTTCCTTCATTTCTTTCACCGGAGCTATTCCGGAGCCAAGCCTCATGTTGGAAGTTGGACAATGGGCCATTCCACAGTCATTATCTGCAAGTTTCTTTATATCCTCATCTGAAAGCCACACAAGGTGTGCGAACCAGACTCTGGGATTCAGCCATCCTATTTTTTCCATGTAATCGACTGGCCTCAATCCCTTGGTTTCGAGACAATATTCTTCCTCATCCTTGGTTTCGGCAAGATGGGTGTGTAACAATACGTCATATTTTTCAGCTAGTTCGAGTGTTTTAATCATCGATTCTTCTGTAACCGAGAACGGTGAACAGGGAGCAAGGGCGATTCTTACCATAGCGTATTTATCTTTGTCATGGTACTTCTCAATCAAACGAATGGAGTCCTCGATAATTTTTTCTTCCGTTTGAACCACTGAATCCGGGGGGAGCCCCCCATCTTTTTTGGAAAGTGACATTGAACCGCGCGTTGGATGGAACCTTACGCCGCAACGCATAGCAGCTTCAATTTCAGAATCTATGAACCTTTCTTTTCCTTTCGGGTGAAGATAAAGCATATCGGTGGTGGTTGTAACACCTGTGGACATCATTTCATATATTCCCACCGCAGCGCTTACGTAAACAGCTTCGTTGTCTATATTTTTCCACAGTTCATACAGATAAACGAGCCAGTCGAAAAGTTTGGCGGATGAAACAGCGGGTACATTTCTGAAAAGCGATTGATAAAGGTGATGGTGAGTATTAACAAATCCCGGAAGCACCACACGCCCGGACATATCAAACTCACGATCACCTTTTGGAGCTTCTCCACTACCAACGGCAGTGATAATATTGTTGTCGATGACTATGTACGCATCGGTAAGTTCTGACATCGAATTGTCCATTGTAGCAAGATAGCTGATATTTTTGAGTATAGTCTTCACATTTTCACCTCCATTAAAATTTTATCATTTCTCACCGTAAAGCAAAATATTCTATTTCATGGCAAAATACTAATAAAGCCCTTTCTTTGAAAAGTTTTTAAGGAGTGAATTCTGATTGAGTAATTTCGGCGGGAAAGACGGATCCTTTGATTACGAGGTCATTCAGAAACAAATAGAGGAGTTAAGAATACGTCATCCTTTTTTGGCATTAAAAAATCCTGCGCTTCTTGTTGTAGATGTGCAAC is a genomic window containing:
- a CDS encoding DegV family protein, yielding MIGIVCDSGTDLPEELKNKENVRVVPLRVVLDDKSYRDGIEISEGELLSYMEEKIPKTSLPPQSEVEEAFVSLIEKGYSEIISINISSGLSGTYNLFRRAGESVMEKYPVKIAAIDSRSISIGSGLLIYKALQLIEKKKMAFEDIVAELKKVLKDRIGVYFAIPTLKFLKAGGRIGRVSATVGELLKIKPVISIDEDGIYYTVAKARGMNRAVKLVMEKVMNFVFNKSIEAIAVYISGDDPATKKYAEQIKEKLNELKPKMVLTGKLSSALLVHAGSGLVGVAVLIGDY
- a CDS encoding 8-oxoguanine deaminase, which gives rise to MKTILKNISYLATMDNSMSELTDAYIVIDNNIITAVGSGEAPKGDREFDMSGRVVLPGFVNTHHHLYQSLFRNVPAVSSAKLFDWLVYLYELWKNIDNEAVYVSAAVGIYEMMSTGVTTTTDMLYLHPKGKERFIDSEIEAAMRCGVRFHPTRGSMSLSKKDGGLPPDSVVQTEEKIIEDSIRLIEKYHDKDKYAMVRIALAPCSPFSVTEESMIKTLELAEKYDVLLHTHLAETKDEEEYCLETKGLRPVDYMEKIGWLNPRVWFAHLVWLSDEDIKKLADNDCGMAHCPTSNMRLGSGIAPVKEMKEAGIRIGLAVDGSASNDTGNMLHEIRNAMLLQRVSKGADALTPRDVLYMGTMGGAKVLRMDDYIGSIEPGKAADIIAFDLNVLSLAGGLADPIGAIVMCDPGKADFVMINGKVRIENGKINDTELPELIRKQNEISHRLLNQS